TTGATGCCGTCCTCGAACCAGCCGTCGCCGCGATACATGCCCTCGAGCCGATCGAGGAAGGTGTCGATGACCTTGCGATCGGTGGGATGCCCGTAGCCCTCGGCGCCGAGAAACTCGAGGATGTGCACGCCCATGAAATAGTGGTTGTTGTTCACGATCCCGTTGCCGCGGGCGGAGGCCAACCAGTGGGCCACCTGATCGCGCTGGGCGGACGTGAGCGGATCCCACAACTCGGCGCGGGCGATCTGCAGGCCGATGCAGAGCAGCCCGATTTCCACGTGGTGTTGGTGGTAGTTTGCGTCGGGCCCCCAATACTGCGGGTGCGTCGGATCGGAGCCGATCAGCAAGCCGGCGCGAAACCACTCGGCGATCGCGGCGCGCAGCGCGGTGTCGTCCGGATGTGGCGCGGATTGCAGCCAATGCGCCGCCAGCAACAGCGGACGCGCAAAGGACTCGAGGCGGTCGGCCTGCGCGTCGTGATTGGTGGTGGCCGGACCGTCAATGGGAATGCCGGCGGCCCCCGGCGCCATGTGCGGCAGCAGGGCCTCCAGCAGACCGCGGGCGGCGTTTTGCCAATGACGATAGGAGGGCGGTAGGTCGGACATGGCGCGGGCTGCTCAGTCAGGTCGAGCTGGCGTAAACGTCGGGCGTGATGACGGCGCGCAACGGCTCGCCGGCGGCGTAGGCCTGCAGGTTGCGCACCCCGAAACGGCCGGCGTCGACGCGGCGGTCGGTGGTGGGGCCGCCGAGGTGCGGGGTGAGGGCGACGTTGGTCAGGCCGCGGAAGGGGGAATCGGCCGGCAGCGGTTCAATGCCATAGACATCGAGACCGATGAACACCTCGCCGCGGCGGGCGATTTCGAGCAGGGCGGTTTCGTCGACGGTGGCACCGCGGCCGACGTTGACGAAGAGGCTGCGCGGGCGCAGGGCTTCGAGGTGTTCGAGGCGGATGGAGTGGTGCGTCTCCGGGGTGAGTGGGGCGAGTTCCACCACGATGTCGTGATCGCGCATCAGCGCATCGATGGTAGGGACGACACGGATACCGTGGGACGACGCCAGGCTGGGCGTGAGGTCGGGCGCATGCACGCCGATGTCGCAGCCGAAGGGCGCGAGCAGTTTGAGCAACTCGCGGGCGACGCGCCCAAATCCGCGGATGCCGACGCGGCGGCCGAAGAGCGAAGCGGTGACGGTGGAAGGGTCCTTCCAGCCGCCGTGCAGGTGCATGGCGATGGCCCAGTGGGAGGTTTGGCGCAGGCCGGTGAGGATGTGCAGCAATGCGCCCTCGGCGACGATGCGGCTGATGGAGTCGCCCCAATTGCTGACGATCAGCCCGGCGGCGACCTGTTCACTGGAAACGAGTTTGCGCACGGATCCGGCGAGGTAGCAGACGTAGCGCAGGCCGGGTGGCAGGTCGGCGGGCAGCGGTGGCGTTTTCCAGCAGGCGAGCAGGACCTCGGGATTGTGGGCGTGGAGCTGTTCGGCCCAAGACTCGGCGGTGAGTTCCTCGGGGCGCAGCGTATCGACGCGGGCATAAGCGGCGGCGATTTCATCACCCAGCGGGGCAGGGAGAAATTCGGTCTCCTCCTGGACGGTGAGACAGGTGAGTAAGGTGGGGCGCGGTGGCATGGCGTTAGTTGGCGGGAAAACACTCCAGCAGTTCAGCGGAGTCTTCGGGCAGCAGATCGAGGGCATCGATGCCGGCGGGAAGGAAGAAGGATTCGTGGCAACGCACGGTGTGACGGCGGCCGGCGTGGTGCAGGTGCACGGTGCCGCGGGTGACGGTGCAGATGGCACAGGTGGGTTCGCTCTTGGTCACCGGTTCGTGCAGCACGGTGCGGCAGACCCGAAAACAATCAGTGCGGTCGGGGCCGATGAGCGTCTCCTGCCAGGAGTGCGGACCGAGGACGCGGCACTGGCTCGGGCGGCAGCGGAAGGGCGATTCGCCATCGACGAGCGGGTAGGCGTTGAAGTCGACGAAGGAGAGCGCGAAGTCGACGTCGCGCCCCATGAAGCGGGCGGCTTCGGGCAACACATAACCGTCGCGCACAAACTCGAGGCGGGCGACGAGGTCGGACGGTTCCTGGATTTCGACCATGAAGATGCCTTCGCCCAAGGCGTGCGGGACGCCGCCGGGAATGAGGTAAGTCTGGCCGGGCGCGACCGGCACCTTGTCGAAGCAGGCGGTGAGCGCTGCCATGTCCTGCCGCTCGATCCAGTCGCGCAACTGCGCGGGTGTGGGCGGACGTTGGAACCCGACGTAGATGTAGGGATCGTCGACGCCATCGCGCACACCGAGGATGTGGTAGGCCTCGGTTTTACCGCTGGGTGAATCGAGATGTTGGCGCGCAAAGGCGCGCGGCGGATGGCATTGGAAATGAAGCCGCGTGGCGGAGTCCAAAAACTTCACCAACAGCATGGGCGCCGGGCCGTAGCGCGCGACGTGGGCCGCGCCGAGAAAGTAGTCGGGATCGCTGGCAATGAGGTCGGCGAAGTCCACACTCTCGCCGGCGTAGGTCACTTGGGAGACGCCCTCGCGGGGAAGGTCGCGACCGGGGTTGCGGGCGAGGGTGACGGAGCCGATCCAATCCTCGGCCAGATGTGAATCGGCCGGGGTGCGTGCGCCCGCGATGCGATCCAAGGTGGCGCCGCCGGTGTAGGAGCGCCACACCCGGTTGGGCGGCAGCAGGACGATGGAATCAGCGGGAGGCATGACGGCGGATCAGGGTTGCTCCGGATGACGGTCGGCCGGTGTCGGACGGGCGCGCGAGAAGCGCACGAGCAAGGTGCCGATGGTGATCACGGTCGCGCCGCAGAAGATGAACGCGAGGCGGCCGATGGTGGGGTTGGGGATGAGCGCCATGAGCACCACGATGCTGCCGTAGGGAATGCACAACCACCCCATGAGCCGGGCCTGACGATCGTCCGAGGCCGGGGCGGATTCTTCGCGGGCGTAATCGACCGGCGTGTCGATGTTGGTGCAGAAGCGCTCGATCTCCTCGCGCTGGGCGGCAGGGGCGCGGTTATAAAAACGGCGGGTGAAGAGGAACCACAACACGCCGGCGGTGGTGATGGTGAACACGCCGATGCCCTGTTCCCAATTCTGCCGCTCAAAGGCGGTCACGCCATCGCGGGTGCCGAAGACACCGGCGGCCCAATCGATGTCGAGGTAGGTGGTGGTGATGAAGCTGACCGCAAAACAAACCAGCAGCGTGGACCAACCCGCCCAACCCGGCGTGCGGCGAATGATCAGGCCGAGCACCAAAGGCACGATGTAGGGCAGGCTGACGAGAATCTGGAATTTGAGCATGAGCTCAAACAGCGAGAGGTCTTTGATTTCGCTGTAGAAGATGGCGACGGCGATGACCAGCAGACCGAGGGCGACGGTGGAGGCTTTGCCGACGTTGAGCAGCTCGCGATCGGAGGCCTGCGGGCGCAGC
This portion of the Actomonas aquatica genome encodes:
- a CDS encoding hydroxyacid dehydrogenase — its product is MPPRPTLLTCLTVQEETEFLPAPLGDEIAAAYARVDTLRPEELTAESWAEQLHAHNPEVLLACWKTPPLPADLPPGLRYVCYLAGSVRKLVSSEQVAAGLIVSNWGDSISRIVAEGALLHILTGLRQTSHWAIAMHLHGGWKDPSTVTASLFGRRVGIRGFGRVARELLKLLAPFGCDIGVHAPDLTPSLASSHGIRVVPTIDALMRDHDIVVELAPLTPETHHSIRLEHLEALRPRSLFVNVGRGATVDETALLEIARRGEVFIGLDVYGIEPLPADSPFRGLTNVALTPHLGGPTTDRRVDAGRFGVRNLQAYAAGEPLRAVITPDVYASST
- a CDS encoding class I mannose-6-phosphate isomerase, producing MPPADSIVLLPPNRVWRSYTGGATLDRIAGARTPADSHLAEDWIGSVTLARNPGRDLPREGVSQVTYAGESVDFADLIASDPDYFLGAAHVARYGPAPMLLVKFLDSATRLHFQCHPPRAFARQHLDSPSGKTEAYHILGVRDGVDDPYIYVGFQRPPTPAQLRDWIERQDMAALTACFDKVPVAPGQTYLIPGGVPHALGEGIFMVEIQEPSDLVARLEFVRDGYVLPEAARFMGRDVDFALSFVDFNAYPLVDGESPFRCRPSQCRVLGPHSWQETLIGPDRTDCFRVCRTVLHEPVTKSEPTCAICTVTRGTVHLHHAGRRHTVRCHESFFLPAGIDALDLLPEDSAELLECFPAN